ACAAATTTTCTTGGATCTTTCTTCGTATTTACTTTATGCAGTTAGAACTACATTGTCTGCTAATTATTACCATCCCAAGTACTCTACAGCCAAGTTAATGCTTTGTCTCGATGGTTATTAACTTGTCTTAGCTGAATCTGATccaaaagtttgtatttttggAAGGAAATTTCTGGGTTTGGGGGTAGAATTGCGATGGCTATTGCAAGATTCGGTCGCCAGGTTAAACGCTCGTACCAGTCATATGGGTTCTGCGTGAAGTTGTCAGTAGTTGTAATATTGGGCATGTGTTTTGTGTTCGTATGGTCTGCGTTTTCAAATTTCTCTGTTACTTCTCGAAGGGAGAGCTTTGATGATATTGTTGAGCCAGTGTCTGTATCTGCTGGGAAGGTGGGTAATTCACAGATCAATTCTGGACCGAAAAAAAGTCAAGAAAGTGACAAGCAGAGATTTAAGTCTGGATTGGATGATAAAGACAAGAAAAATGTTAATGGGTCTGTGGTGTTGAAGCCTGAGGAGAGGCCGGAGAAGGTGGAATCTGCGGGTAAGTCGTCCAAAGGATCTGGCGAGGAgaaaaatgaagaaaatgatGGATCTGAGGCGAAAGAGGTGGCAAAAGAGGAGGAAGATGAAGGAAATGGTAAAgaaggtgaagagttggagagTGATGGCACTGAAACCGAGGAGGTGGAAGGAGATCCTGATTTGGTTAATGCAGAAAACTTGGATCAAGAAAATCTAGATGAAGAAATTGAAAGTTcagtgaagaagaagaagaataagAATTTGGGTCCTCTATTTGATCCTAAAGCAAGATATACATGGAAATTATGCAACACTAGAAGCAAGTATAACTACATTCCTTGCATCGACATTGAAAGTGGTACGGGAAAAATACAGAGTTATCGGCATCATGAGAGGAGTTGTCCTAGATCAGCTGTTATGTGTCTCGTTCCACTTCCCCGTGACGGTTACGGTGAGCCCGAGCACTGGCCGGAAAGCAAAATGAAGGTATACATTGTTCATACATGGTATAGGAGTAGGACATATATGGAATGTAGCTAATCTGTGTTGCTTGCagatattatataaaaatgtgGCACATCCGAAATTAGCATCATATATTAAGTCCAAAGATTGGGTGGTGGAATCTGGAGAATATCTTACTTTTCCGTTGAATCAATCTGTTTTCAAAGGTGGAATTCAGCATTACCTAGAATCCATAGAAGAGGTAATCTGTTCATTTTGGTCTGCACTGCTCTGAAGTGTGTCTGTATTGTGTCTCTCTATGTATAGACTTATAGGTGGCTAGCAAAAATTGAAATGGTCAAAACTATCGAAGAAGTAAATGTCTAGATTCTTGAGAGTAAAGTAGATATGAACTTAATAAAACTAATGTTAACCATATTGATATTTTTGGCAAATTGCCACCTCAAATTTGTCATATTTGATGATTTGGTTGCAATTCTTTGGATAACGGCATGTTTGCATATTTGAAGTTCAGTTGGATTTTGTGGACTTTATAGATGgtacctgacattgagtggggaAAAAACATACGAATAGCATTAGATATAGGCTGTCAGGATTCAAGCTTGGCAGCTTCTCTACTTGAGAAGGATGTTTTGACACTTACACTCGGGTTGAAAGATGACCTGGTGGACCTGACTCAAGTTGCCCTTGAACGTGGTTTCCCTGCGTTAATCAATCCTTTTGCAACTCGGAGACTTCCTTTTCCCAGTGGAGTCTTTGATACAATTCATTGTGGTGATTGCAGTATTTCGTGGCATTCAAATGGTTTGTGCCATCACCCTCAACTTTTTCCATAGTAATCTTTCTTCGTATATTAATATCTAAATTCAGGACAGTATAACCTCATTTGAATTTCAGGAGGTAAGCTTATCCTAGAAATTAATCGGATTTTGAGGCCTGGAGGGTATTTTATTTTGTCTACTAAGCACAGCACTATTGAAGCTGAAGAAGGTTTGCTCACTCTTCCAGTTCATAAATGCAATTGTGTTTTCTGCTGTTGTTTGCATTGATAGGTCACCGGCTTCATGCTGAAAATATCTGTTATGAATCCAGATCCAATTGGTCCAATTAGCTCTGAATCACTAGGCACCATTGCTGATGTGAATGAAAGGCCCCGGCCCAAGATTGTAATCGTGTATTGTAGGCGGGGAAAAGGGGAAAGGCTCGAATCATATTTGTTATTATTCTTGTTGAGTGAGTTACTAGCATTCTGCTAGGGAGAGGGATTGTCAGAGAGATTTAATACTGTGGGAGTTTTCTTTATTAACTCAATGCAATATTACATTTCTGGTTCTCATTTTTACTTGCATAATTTGCTAGATCGTAACAATATCTCCATCTGAATGGAAAAAATATCCAAGCACTTGTATTTCTTGCTTTATAGTCTTACATGATCGACCAGTCGATTCTTAATCGAAAATAGGTGACAGGTTCTTTTCTTCtactttattttatcatgctcAGCTTATTATGGCACATTGTAATGCATGCCACAGTTTATTTGCATTGCATCCCATGATGAGAATGTCTCAAGTCCTCGTTGCTGTGCTTTCCTTGTTTCTGAAATTGATGAATTTATTGCGATTTCTTTTGCATAATTTGTCGATGAAATTTTAGTCCCAAATACCAAAAACACATGGTTTCGCGCTTTTTTGTGATCTCTACAAGCTTGTGTTTATCATGTGTCTCGCCATGCAAGGATGTAAAATTCCTCCGAATTTCTCCTCTACCAGCTTTGTCCACGTTGACATCCTCAATCTGTTGGAATATCCTGGCTGATAAATCCGACGAGGTCAGTGACATAGGTG
This window of the Primulina tabacum isolate GXHZ01 chromosome 12, ASM2559414v2, whole genome shotgun sequence genome carries:
- the LOC142520140 gene encoding putative methyltransferase PMT28, with protein sequence MAIARFGRQVKRSYQSYGFCVKLSVVVILGMCFVFVWSAFSNFSVTSRRESFDDIVEPVSVSAGKVGNSQINSGPKKSQESDKQRFKSGLDDKDKKNVNGSVVLKPEERPEKVESAGKSSKGSGEEKNEENDGSEAKEVAKEEEDEGNGKEGEELESDGTETEEVEGDPDLVNAENLDQENLDEEIESSVKKKKNKNLGPLFDPKARYTWKLCNTRSKYNYIPCIDIESGTGKIQSYRHHERSCPRSAVMCLVPLPRDGYGEPEHWPESKMKILYKNVAHPKLASYIKSKDWVVESGEYLTFPLNQSVFKGGIQHYLESIEEMVPDIEWGKNIRIALDIGCQDSSLAASLLEKDVLTLTLGLKDDLVDLTQVALERGFPALINPFATRRLPFPSGVFDTIHCGDCSISWHSNGGKLILEINRILRPGGYFILSTKHSTIEAEEALSTLTSSICWNILADKSDEVSDIGVKIYQKPETNDIYELRRKKVPAVCKENENPDATWYVPLKTCLHTIPEGIEQRGTEWPAEWPNRLNVFPEWMNDQEKLIADSEHWKAIVNHSYLTGMGIDWSAIRNVMDMKAISGGFAAALSDEKIWVMNVVPVHAPNTLPIIFERGLIGVYHDWCESFGSYPRSYDLLHADHLFSRLKNNRCKQTVTIVVEMDRLLRPSGWVIIRDRVEILNPLEDILRSLHWDIRMTFAQNKEGILCAQKTIWRP